TCAGCTTTATATTaagctttattttaaatcagGTTAGCTAAAACTATCATGTGATTGATATTCACTGATATTTTAGTGCAAAGTAACTTCCTGTAGGTTAATCTGGAATGTTGCTATCTCTTCCCTTCTTTGAGCATATACTTTATCTTCCTAATGAATCTATAATAGTATTTGACATTAGCTTTTCATAGCATGAAAATTAAGGAAccatgcttttcttctttcccttaatttttttctgttaaaaatatgttttcaccatacaaaagagatttaaaaatcacctaCTGAACCAGTTTGTCATTGTTGACGTGGGAGGTTATAGGTAAGCATGGGAAAGAGGCTTGAATGATCCATGTGGCAATAGATTAGAGTCAGAGACATACGTAAAAACTCATATTTAACCTAGTATAGAGAGCCatgtaaagaaatatttatagatacacAAATGCACAAATTAATATATAGACAGTCCCTAATTTACAATGGCTCAACATAGGATTTTTCAACTTGATGATGCTGTGCAAGCATTCCATAGAAACCAGACCTCAAATTTTGCAAGCCATATTCAGTAAGACAATCTCTTCTGATGCTGGGCAATGGTGctgagccacagctcccagtcaccAATGCAACCAGGAGGGTAAACAACCGATGTATTTACAACTATTCTATTGTTCACTTTCAGGatgatattcaataaattacatgagatattcacactttattataaaatagactttatgtTGGgctgcctaggtagctcagtcagttgatagctgactcttgactttggctcaggtcatgatctcaggattgtgagacagAGCCTGTGGTCAGGCTCCatatggatggagcctgcttaagattctctcttacCCTCTCACTCTGTACACCCCCTGCCCCCGTGCCCCTCATATGTGAACTCACTCTGTCTTAAAAAAAGGCTTTATGTTAAATGACTTTGCCCAACTATAGGCCAATGTAAGGCTTCTGAACATGTTAAGGTAGGCTAGACTAAGCTATAATTTTGGTAgtttaggtgtattaaatgcattttgaacTTACAATAATTTCAACTTACCATGGGCTTATTAGGATGAATCCCCAGcataagttgaggaagatcttTACAGTCATGTATTTTCTTGCTGTCAGTTGGAAAGGCTTAGAAGTGATAACACCACAACAGCAAGCAGCACATTTAGCACCcagatttttgtttctaataCCATTGTCTAATCAAACAAACCAGGGCTGGTTAGAGAAATTAGAGAAATGGCTAATACTGGgcagaaaagataaaagacaagCTTGGATTATCTTACCGTACAAGAAagaacaatattatttttttaaaaaagcacataatAATGGGTTATGtcaaagggagacagaaactaATGGACAGAGTTGGAACAatctgagcaacaaaataaagtagtattgaGTTATAACCCAAACACAATAGAAATATGTCTAAATATCCATTAGTCCATACTAATATAAAAGCATTGAGGGGCACACAAGTGGATCattcagttaagcaactgccatcaccacaggtcatgatctcagggtcctgggattgagccccccctTCCCTGAGTCAGACTCCTAtctcagtgggggtctgcttctccctctcctcagcccctcccctcaacttgtgcacatgctctctctcacacataaataaataaataaaatcttttttaaaaaatgttgagtaAATAGAATAGTAAATGGAATATAATagaatgagaataaaaaagaaatctcatacaGAAGCATGGGATAGGTTGGAGAACCATCAAGAATATTATAGAAGCTGTTCTTGCCCTCGGTGGGGGATGCAAAATGAATGGTCACCAAGATCACTTTCAATTTTAAAGGCTGGAATGTGTCTCTAATCTTGTATATAACACCACCTTTAAGCTATCACTCTTAAGCGCTGCCCCTGTTATAGAGCTCTCTGCAGTCTCATTGGCCTCCTAACTGAAAAACTGATTTCACTAGCAAACATCAAAGGCATCTTTTAAGAGGATGAGTCCTTCAGCTTCTTTGTATGCATAGATGGGCACATCTCTAAGTATCTGATGAAGAACAGGTCCTTTCACCCAGATTAAGAAAGTGTGAATGAATCATCTTTTGAAACTCCATCTTCTCCATGAAGTCAATGCAAAAAGAACAGAAGCTTTGGAAGGCAGGTCTCCAGTTCACCACCAAATTTAGCACTTGTCTTCAAGACTTCTTCATGTTTTCCAGAACATTGGGTTTTGTGAAAGGTCCaatcagtaaaaaataaagtacacatGCACATCTATTAATGTAAAAGTTTCCGAATTCGATGGGGTCTGCAGGTGAGACTTTGTCGCCTTCATAGTGGTGGGTACTGAGGGAGGAATTGTACCCCTAGGAGTCTTCCTTCCTCTGGGGTGAAGTGGACTACTGTTTTACATTATCAAATGACTCCAGTGTGTTTTCCCCCTAGCCATCTAGAGCCTTCTAGTCCTCTTTCCGCAGGCAAAAACAGTGTGATAGAGGTCCCAAAATGTTTGTTTCTGGACTAGCACTCACAAGAGAAAGATTAGCTTCTTGGTCCACTTCGCATCAGAGTAAACCTGATGGAAAGGAGAATGGGGGAAGGGAACTGAAATCAGTTTTAAGAACTTTTTGTCCTAAACTTCACAAGCACAGAAagtaaatgtaatattttatggGAAACCACACATTGCCTGTGGATCTTCACTACCAACACGCGAGCgttggatacacacacacacacacacacacacacacactccaagcCACAGGCTAGACTGCTATTGGCAAATGCCTCCTCTCCAATCACCAGAGCTAGGGAAGAATCCGGAGAGCCCCAACGCACCACCAACAGATGGGGTCTCTGgcagccctgggctgcagcctACTAGTCTGTGGAATGACAGCGTGGAAGGTGTTGCAAGGAAATCCCTTGCACGCTTTGTGGTATGTTAAAAATGCAGCATCATCCTCTCTGCTCCCTTGTCTTCGGCAGGAAAGCAGAATTCGAGGGCACCGTTTCCCTATGGGGGCAAAAGCGCTGCTCGCCTCCAGGAGCCCTCGAGCTCCCTCCCTccacgcccccccaccccagcctctaaCTGCCATTGCTCCAATGGGCCGGCAGCACCTTCACCCGTTTCCTCCTCCATTCACTCCAgccaggagggaagagggaaaacaaaactctaaaaataactgccagcatcttaaaaaaaaaaaaaaaaaagcaaagcttagCTGCCCCCCCCCACTCGGCTCCCTCCCTTCTAGTCtgtctcctccccgccccccccgccccttatGGGGCACATGTCTGCTTCTTACAACACCGAGGCACATGGTTTCAGTTAGACACCGAACCCCGTCAGGACGGAGAGGGAATCCACATCTGTGGGACGCTCCGCGCGGAACCACCTCCAGCGAGGGAGGCCGGGGGACTGCAGCACCGAGATGAAGGGCTAGACCCAGGGAGCCTGCTCATGCGGTGAgagggcgcgggcggcggcgggggccggggaggccgggcccGTGGGCCCCGCGGGCCCCCACGCGCGCGGCCGGCGTTTGCCCGCCTTGCTGCAACTTGCTGCAGTGTTCGAAAGAGTAGTAGGAGCGCATGGAGGTGGGGCCGGGGAGAGACCGGGCGGAGTGGCCGGGGTGAacgcggggaggggggaggcgagGCGgcggggctggggaagggggctgGCCCGGAGCCGGGCGGGGGGGACGGGGAGTCGGGGGTAGCCAGGCGCTTACACATGTCACATGTGCTTTTTAAGACGGCCGGGAGCGCCTGCGAGCTGGATCTGGTGGAGGATGCTGCGGCAGGTGCTTCGCAGAGGGCTCCAGTCGTTCTGCCACAGGCTGGGCTTGTGCGTGAGCCGGCACCCCGTCTTCTTCCTCACCGTGCCCGCAGTCCTGACCATCACCTTCGGCCTCAGCGCGCTCAACCGCTTCCAGCCCGAGGGCGACCTGGAGCGCCTGGTCGCTCCCAGCCACAGCCTGGCCAAGATCGAGCGCAGCCTGGCCAGCAGCCTTTTCCCCCTGGACCAGTCCAAAAGCCAGCTCTATTCGGACTTACACACCCCTGGGAGGTATGGCAGGGTgatcctgctctccccacccGGGGACAATATTTTGCTCCAGGCTGAGGGGATCCTGCAGACCCACCGAGCCGTGCTGGAAATGAAGGTGAACCACAAGGGCTATAATTATACTTTTTCCCATCTGTGTGTGTTGAAAAATCAGGATAAGAAATGCGTGCTGGATGATATTATTTCAGTGCTAGAGGATCTCAGGCAGGCTGCCGTCTCCAATAAGACAACAGCCAGGGTGCAAGTGAGGTATCCCAACACTAAATTAAAGGTATGCTCCTCCTGCATGCTTCTGCCAATTAAAGAGGCAGCACTTCATTTCTTGCCctaaacaagcaaagaaaatgcAGAGGTCTCATCCTTAAGACTCAGAAGCTAATGCTTCTTTCATTTctcggaggggaggggggaagatgGGCAACTGAGTGAAGAAAACAGGCCATGAATGGTATGACTAGATATTAAGAAAttcaaagccaaacaaaacaaatgccaaaaaatggaaaaaaaaaaaaaaagaaaaaagaaaaaaaaaaaagttgtttctgAGACCCTGCAATTACATCTTTGTTCAGGGTTAATAAATCAGTGaatggaagggggagggggagtccTGAACAATTTGGgggatttcttttcattatggGGCTCAATGTATTTCTTATTACTGATTACACATCCACCTGGTGCCATATCCACCTATTTACATCTTCAGCCTGGCTTGATTTTGACGTGTAGAGATTTTGTGTTTTGGTGCCCTGTGAGTGTGTGTCTGAAAGCAGTGGATATGAATGTAGTAGGGATTCCAGGAATTATGTGTAAGTGTGTTAGCATAGCAAAAGAAGCAGAAATTTTCTGTGTGTAAAAATAGGGAAATGGAGCCAACTGATGTACTATTTTACTGAATCCTGTTATCTCCCTTTTTCGTGACAAAATCTAAACCAAACCAAGATGATTATAAGAGCccaacagcaaaaaaagaaagaactccaCAGTCGTCAgcaaaaattgcaaaaaaaaaaaaaatcatttcaacatTAAATATATTGTGCTGTTTAAACTCTTAATTCAAATTTTGTTGCTCAAATGAGATTTCTAAACTCATTCTCCACTGTCAGGATTGAGCTGCTGCAGGCAATGAGGCATGCAGTCTCCAGGTGACTGAAGTTTCAGGGACAAATGTGACTTCCAAAAGAGTCACTGCACCATTTGTATGCTCGACCCTGTGCATGCTCAGATGCTACAACCAAGAACTCCCAAGACAGGTGTTTCCCAAGAAGgaggaattttctttcttctaatacATATAAGGCTATGTGTGTGTGCTTCCATGGAGATAATGGAATAGGAAGGACCTCAGTTTGGATAAATGGATGGCCTAATATAGGAAATCATGAATATTTCTGTTAATGTATCTGGTATAGTCAGCATCTATACACGatttaaaaagaactttctcggtttttttttttttttttttttttttttttagttaaaaggCTCTTTTTTTGTGCATTGAAAGAGGACTTCATGCACTCAGAAAGTAGGGATTCCTCAGGAAACCTCATAACCTGACTCCTTTTAACATGTTGTCCTTGTTCAAATGCATCCAGAGGCTGACAGGGTTTCAGCTTTACAAAGCCGAGCAGTCCCTTGAGGTTTACTGAAACTAGACAGATGATTCATCAGCTTGAAATCTAGGTAAGGGCTCGCCTGCCTCACACTTACTGAAGGAGGCATGCTGAATATATGTGGTTGGGTAGCTTGCTTTTTGTTACCTGAATCTGTTGCCATCAACATTATCACTTGCCACAGAAAAGGATGGAGTGGAGAAGTGATCTTCCCAGACTACAGTCTTTTACCTCAGTTATTACCTATGCCAAACATCTGGTGTAAAGAAAGGTTGGAAACTGTGTCATAGTTAAGTTTCGATTTGTTTTCCCTATTGAGGCAAGTTTGCAGATTATTCACAGGCATTATTAGTTGGGTCCCTTGTTTCCTTCATTCAGCAGTACCCTCCAGGTGTAAGAGCTTTGTCCAATCGGCCACGGTGAATATTTCGTTTACCTGGCAATGTTATTATGGCATTTACAAAATAAACCCCTGAGgtttttcattcactcatttaataaTTGGTTGTGCTCCTATGATTTACTAGGGGCTTTTCTAGGCCTACGAGACAGAATTTGGGGTAAGATAAGCAAGGATCTTATTCTCACTGAGCTTAAGAGTGATATATGTCGGCAACCTCACCCAGAGTTATCTTGTGAGCAAGGACTCTGAGATTTCTGGGTTCCTCATTGAGTCAACACCACACTAAGCCTATAATTGGAGCTCCATCTAAACTTTTTTGCTGATTGGTTAATAGATCTACATCTTGGTAGGGGTCAGTGAGTAATCATAGAAGAATGGAGTAATTGATCACAAAGACCAGTGTagtaataaaattattctatTAACCATAAAAAGAACAGGAGAATTATATGCCAGCTCTATAAACTGTAGAGCCCTATTCTAGTATATTCTAATGTCAATGTCTCCTCAAATGTGCTGCTGGCTTGACTCTCTCTGCATGGCATCAGTGGGAGTTGTAGAAGCTGTTTGGGAAAAATGAATACTTTGAGTCTCTTCGGAGAGCAATGGGCCCTCTCAAGCATCCAGAGGTAATCTCAGCCATGGGAatgtaacataaaatataatttgtgcAATAAGTACCATGGATACCTTGAATCTGATCGAAGTGTCTCCAAGGACTTCTAAGTTAAGAACTCCTTAACTCCTTAACTCCTTAGTTCTAACTTCTAAGTTAAGAACTCCTTGTCACAGAGCAAAATGAGACAGCCTTTTGTTTGGATTACATgttatttggaaatgattttgATTCAAATGTGGCACTGGTTCTCAAAGAGTGTCCCTGCAATGTTGATGTGTGGTAAAGTTTGAGAACGTCTAGTGTACGTGATTTGAGGGGAAAGTTTGTACTCATGTGTTATGGCCCTCGAATTCATTTTGCTTTCCTCTGCTGTACTTGGGTCACCATCCTTCCCAAATCAACATGGAAAATTTTCATGGTAGAAAATGCTACTGATGGGCCTGGGAAGCAGGAGTTATGGAAAAACGCAAACTAACTAGCACAGGCTGGATAATGAGAGTAGGAATTGGCAATCTCTTGACATGAAGAAAGCAGTAGGTCAGTTCTTAGAGACAGTCTGAAAATGCATAAACACTGATTGGCAGAAAGAAGTAGCCAGACACAGTTCTGACAATTGGAAAGGCATCTTCCAAATGTTAATTAAGACACTTGAGTCATCCTGAGCACCGAACAGTTTAGAACTTCTGATAAACATGATTTTCTTGACTAGGTGatccagagaggcagggacatggaAAGTTGACTGGTATGGAATTCCAAACAGAGGCTCAAATAAAGCTGGTATGGAAAAAGCAGGACTCAGCTTAGGACACTacagaagaaatgaaacataTACACGTTTTCAAAAACTGTAGAAAAGATGACAAAATCTACAATTCCTACATCTATGTGATATGAACTCTCTAAGTGTATTTGTCATTAACATCTTTAATTATCTCCATTATTATATCCCAGATTAGGCACAAAGGTCATGTCCtgtgttgcttctatatttattCTTGCACCCCAACCTAATCTGATTCTTTGTAGATAGTGTTCACATCATTGATTAGCCTATTGATTGATTTGTACATTAGTACTGTAATATCACAAAATTATCATCACTTTTCAAACCTCTGtggcatgatttttttaaaggtgctttCTACATTCTCCAGATTTCTATAAAgtgtttttgg
The Canis aureus isolate CA01 chromosome 7, VMU_Caureus_v.1.0, whole genome shotgun sequence genome window above contains:
- the LOC144317411 gene encoding patched domain-containing protein 4-like isoform X1 encodes the protein MCFLRRPGAPASWIWWRMLRQVLRRGLQSFCHRLGLCVSRHPVFFLTVPAVLTITFGLSALNRFQPEGDLERLVAPSHSLAKIERSLASSLFPLDQSKSQLYSDLHTPGRYGRVILLSPPGDNILLQAEGILQTHRAVLEMKVNHKGYNYTFSHLCVLKNQDKKCVLDDIISVLEDLRQAAVSNKTTARVQVRYPNTKLKDGRNSFIGHQLGGVVEVPNSKDQRVKSARAIQITYYLQTYGSATQDLIGEKWENEFCKLMKKLQEEHQDLQLYSLASFSLWRDFHKTSILARSKVLVSLVLILTTATLSSSMKDCLRSKPFLGLLGVLTVCISIVTAAGIFFITDGKYNSTLLGIPFFAMGNYPSLW